One genomic region from Thermoleptolyngbya sichuanensis A183 encodes:
- a CDS encoding phosphoribosylanthranilate isomerase has product MRVKICGITQPAQGRAIAQLGVSALGFICVAASPRYVAPAQIRAIVEALPPEALVDRVGVFVDAPLEEIQQVVAIAQLTAVQLHGNESPDGCQRVREALPHIELIKALRVRDAATLDLAHRYAPHIDTLLLDAYHPHLYGGTGATLDWAMLRDFDPGCPWLLAGGLTPDNVQHALRAAHPYGIDLSSGVERSPGDKDLGLVERLMGAIAQLGRQESGSTAQDDFIGARSPENRE; this is encoded by the coding sequence CTGCGGGTCAAAATCTGCGGCATTACGCAGCCTGCCCAGGGACGGGCGATCGCCCAACTCGGCGTTTCGGCCCTGGGCTTTATCTGCGTGGCTGCGTCACCCCGCTATGTGGCTCCAGCCCAAATTCGGGCAATCGTCGAGGCGCTGCCGCCAGAAGCCCTGGTGGATCGGGTCGGCGTGTTTGTGGATGCGCCCCTAGAAGAGATCCAGCAGGTGGTGGCGATCGCCCAACTCACGGCTGTTCAACTGCATGGCAACGAATCGCCAGACGGCTGCCAGCGGGTGCGCGAGGCCTTGCCCCACATCGAACTCATCAAAGCGCTGCGGGTGCGCGATGCTGCGACGCTCGACCTGGCCCACCGCTACGCGCCCCACATTGACACACTCTTGCTCGATGCCTACCATCCCCACCTCTACGGCGGCACAGGCGCAACCCTCGACTGGGCAATGCTGCGGGACTTTGACCCTGGCTGTCCTTGGTTGCTGGCTGGCGGCCTCACGCCCGACAACGTGCAGCACGCTCTAAGAGCAGCCCATCCCTACGGAATCGACCTCTCCAGCGGCGTGGAGCGTTCCCCCGGCGACAAGGATTTGGGGCTGGTCGAGCGGTTAATGGGGGCGATCGCCCAGTTGGGTCGTCAGGAATCAGGGTCTACTGCTCAGGATGATTTCATCGGAGCGCGATCGCCAGAAAACCGAGAGTGA
- the psaK gene encoding photosystem I reaction center subunit PsaK — protein sequence MTAANLFAIAIGYYAIQKRGVGPALPVELPAMFTGFGLPELLATMSFGHLLGAGFVLGLSNAGLL from the coding sequence ATGACGGCGGCGAATCTGTTTGCGATCGCCATCGGCTATTACGCCATCCAAAAGCGCGGCGTTGGTCCGGCGCTGCCCGTCGAGCTACCCGCCATGTTTACGGGCTTTGGCTTGCCAGAACTGCTGGCCACCATGAGCTTTGGCCACCTGCTGGGGGCTGGGTTTGTGCTAGGCCTGTCGAATGCTGGGCTGCTCTAG
- a CDS encoding site-2 protease family protein — protein MRAGWRVGSIFGIPLLVDSSWFLILGLFTYSNSLMLQQSPGYPAGVAWITGLGLALALFGSVLLHELGHSLTARSQGIGVNSITLFLFGGIASIDRESKTPGQMFQVAIAGPAVSFALFLLLAGAAQVLPTDTPLHLIATRLSAINLVLALFNLIPGLPLDGGQVLKAAVWKLTGSRIQGMRWAARSGQALGWFGIALAVMAYIQSPAGSINAIWLGLIAWFILSNARAYSRVSDVQEAVGKLTAADAMTHEFRVVDADLSLERFISDYVQQEEAYPPAFYAASEGRYRGQVLVEDVQQIERSQWNQTLQEIAHPLTEIPSVAEASPLSDAISKLETETLKRITVLSPAGAVAGVLDRGDIVRAVAKQLNVPVPDALITRIKEEGVYPPGLPLPAIATSLNEDRNG, from the coding sequence ATGAGGGCAGGTTGGCGAGTTGGCTCGATTTTTGGCATTCCACTGCTGGTTGACTCCTCATGGTTCCTGATCTTGGGGCTGTTTACCTATTCCAACAGCCTGATGTTGCAGCAAAGCCCAGGCTATCCAGCGGGTGTTGCCTGGATTACGGGACTTGGGCTGGCGCTGGCGCTGTTTGGGTCGGTGCTGCTGCATGAGTTGGGCCATAGCCTGACGGCGCGATCGCAGGGCATCGGGGTCAACTCCATCACGCTGTTTCTCTTTGGCGGCATTGCGTCCATCGACCGGGAATCCAAAACACCAGGGCAGATGTTTCAGGTGGCGATCGCCGGGCCAGCCGTCAGCTTCGCGCTATTTCTGCTGCTGGCTGGGGCAGCCCAAGTACTTCCCACGGATACCCCCCTGCACCTCATTGCCACACGGCTTTCTGCCATCAACCTGGTGCTGGCGCTGTTTAACCTGATTCCGGGTCTGCCGCTGGATGGTGGGCAAGTGCTGAAGGCGGCGGTATGGAAGCTGACGGGCAGCCGCATCCAGGGAATGCGCTGGGCCGCCCGATCGGGACAGGCGCTGGGCTGGTTTGGCATTGCGCTGGCGGTAATGGCCTACATCCAGTCTCCCGCAGGCAGCATTAACGCCATCTGGCTGGGGCTAATCGCCTGGTTTATTTTGAGCAATGCCCGCGCCTACAGCCGCGTTTCGGATGTGCAGGAGGCTGTGGGCAAGCTGACGGCGGCGGACGCGATGACCCACGAGTTTCGCGTGGTCGATGCCGACCTCAGCCTGGAACGCTTTATCAGCGATTATGTGCAGCAGGAGGAAGCCTATCCACCGGCTTTCTATGCTGCGTCGGAGGGGCGCTATCGGGGTCAGGTCTTGGTCGAAGATGTGCAGCAGATCGAGCGCAGCCAGTGGAATCAGACGCTTCAAGAGATAGCTCATCCGCTTACAGAAATCCCTAGCGTTGCAGAAGCATCGCCCCTGTCAGATGCTATCAGCAAACTGGAAACCGAGACTTTGAAGCGGATTACAGTCCTCTCTCCGGCCGGAGCAGTGGCAGGCGTGCTAGATCGGGGCGACATTGTGCGAGCAGTAGCCAAGCAGTTGAATGTGCCTGTGCCCGATGCGCTGATCACTCGCATTAAAGAGGAAGGCGTGTATCCGCCGGGGCTGCCGCTGCCTGCGATCGCCACTTCGCTCAATGAAGACCGAAACGGTTAA
- a CDS encoding FHA domain-containing protein: MSASHPNHLIIIEDNKGRREYALEGDRYSVGRDPACDIRLVSPFVSRHHATLVRMTDDQGGYYYRIVDGNGRSKPSANGLLINGKKLAAHDLENQDKVVFGPQVQAIYYMLKRENVATVPPDEFDITLISPNMIDEEGEGGAGAVVFPEDLEDDELEDNEDDELEDDELEDELETDARFSSSSRLAVEE; encoded by the coding sequence ATGTCAGCATCGCACCCCAATCACCTGATCATCATCGAAGACAATAAGGGACGGCGAGAGTACGCACTAGAGGGCGATCGTTATTCCGTTGGTCGAGACCCAGCCTGCGACATTCGGCTAGTTTCTCCCTTTGTTTCGAGACATCACGCCACGCTGGTTCGCATGACGGATGACCAAGGTGGCTACTACTATCGCATCGTAGACGGTAATGGTAGGAGTAAGCCTAGCGCCAATGGACTACTCATCAATGGCAAAAAGCTTGCTGCTCACGACCTCGAAAATCAGGACAAGGTGGTGTTTGGACCCCAGGTTCAAGCTATCTACTACATGCTGAAGCGCGAGAATGTGGCAACTGTGCCGCCTGACGAGTTCGATATTACGCTGATCAGCCCCAATATGATCGACGAAGAGGGTGAAGGCGGTGCAGGCGCGGTAGTGTTCCCCGAAGACTTGGAAGACGACGAGCTAGAAGACAACGAAGACGACGAACTAGAAGACGACGAGCTAGAAGACGAACTGGAAACAGATGCGAGGTTTTCTTCAAGCTCCCGTCTGGCGGTCGAAGAGTAG
- the purU gene encoding formyltetrahydrofolate deformylase: MTNPTAILLVSCPDQPGLVAKVANFIYANGGNIIHADQHTDASAGLFLMRIEWQLDGFNLPREVIGVAWKAIAQPLNAQWELHFSDETPRIAIWVSKQDHCLFDLIWRQRAGEFAAEIPLIISNHPNLGAIAQQFGIDYHLIPITPDTKPQQEAKQLELLRHHRIDLVVLAKYMQVLSADFIAQFPRVINIHHSFLPAFAGANPYQRAYERGVKIIGATAHYVTQDLDEGPIIEQDVVRVSHRDQVTDLIRKGKDLERIVLARAVRYHLQNRVLVYGNRTVVFA, translated from the coding sequence ATGACCAACCCCACTGCTATCCTTCTGGTTTCTTGCCCCGACCAGCCTGGTCTCGTTGCCAAGGTTGCCAACTTTATCTATGCCAATGGCGGCAACATCATCCATGCCGATCAGCACACGGATGCTTCCGCGGGGCTGTTTCTCATGCGGATCGAGTGGCAACTGGATGGCTTCAACCTGCCGCGAGAAGTGATTGGCGTGGCCTGGAAGGCGATCGCCCAACCGCTCAATGCCCAGTGGGAACTGCATTTTTCCGATGAAACGCCCCGCATTGCCATCTGGGTCAGCAAACAAGATCACTGCCTGTTTGACCTAATCTGGCGACAGCGGGCCGGCGAGTTTGCCGCAGAGATCCCGCTAATCATCAGCAATCATCCGAACCTGGGGGCGATCGCCCAGCAGTTTGGCATCGACTATCACCTCATCCCCATCACCCCCGACACCAAACCCCAGCAAGAAGCCAAGCAGCTTGAGCTACTGCGCCACCACCGCATCGATCTCGTCGTCCTGGCAAAATACATGCAGGTCTTAAGCGCCGATTTCATCGCCCAGTTTCCCCGCGTGATCAACATTCATCACTCCTTCCTGCCGGCCTTTGCCGGAGCCAACCCCTACCAGCGAGCCTACGAACGCGGCGTAAAAATCATCGGCGCAACAGCCCACTACGTCACCCAAGACCTAGACGAAGGCCCCATCATTGAGCAAGACGTGGTGCGCGTCAGCCACCGCGACCAAGTCACAGACCTCATCCGCAAAGGCAAAGACCTGGAACGCATCGTCCTCGCCCGCGCCGTCCGCTATCACCTGCAAAACCGCGTTCTTGTCTACGGCAACCGCACCGTCGTCTTCGCCTAG
- the wecB gene encoding non-hydrolyzing UDP-N-acetylglucosamine 2-epimerase — protein sequence MPHRICIILGTRPEAIKLAPVIQRFRANPAFDTQVVLTGQHREMVDQVMQLFHLTANRDLAIMQPQQSLTDITCLSLRGLEALFAELNPQMVLVQGDTTTAFAAALAAFYQKIPVGHVEAGLRTDNLFNPFPEEANRRLISQIAQLNFAPTELAVQHLQQSGVTGEIHKTGNTVIDALLTVAARHPDCPVPNLNWDHYRVLLATVHRRENWGAPLQDIAQGFLAVLDKFPDTALLLPLHRNPTVREPLTALLGEHPRVYLTEPLDYAELVGAIQRCYLLLTDSGGIQEEAPSLGKPVLVLRETTERPEAVTAGTARLIGTRPDDILAAAASLLGSADAYSAMANAVNPFGDGRAAERIEAIVQDYFRRTTVA from the coding sequence ATGCCCCACCGCATCTGTATTATCCTTGGCACTCGCCCCGAAGCCATCAAGCTGGCCCCGGTGATTCAGCGGTTTCGGGCCAACCCCGCCTTTGACACCCAGGTCGTGCTGACCGGGCAGCACCGAGAAATGGTGGATCAGGTGATGCAGTTGTTTCACCTGACGGCCAATCGCGATCTTGCCATCATGCAGCCCCAGCAAAGCCTGACCGACATCACCTGTCTCAGCCTGCGCGGGCTAGAGGCGCTGTTTGCCGAACTCAATCCCCAAATGGTGCTGGTGCAGGGCGACACAACAACGGCCTTCGCGGCGGCTCTGGCAGCGTTTTATCAAAAAATTCCAGTGGGCCATGTCGAAGCAGGACTCCGCACAGACAACTTATTTAACCCCTTCCCGGAGGAAGCAAACCGCCGCCTCATTTCCCAAATTGCCCAGCTTAACTTTGCGCCCACAGAACTCGCCGTGCAGCATCTCCAGCAGTCGGGCGTAACGGGCGAGATTCACAAAACAGGCAACACTGTGATCGACGCGCTGCTGACCGTAGCCGCCCGCCATCCCGACTGTCCAGTTCCCAATCTGAATTGGGATCACTATCGCGTCTTGCTGGCAACGGTGCATCGCCGAGAAAACTGGGGTGCGCCACTCCAGGACATTGCACAGGGATTTCTGGCAGTGCTGGACAAATTTCCCGACACGGCGCTGCTGCTGCCGCTGCACCGCAACCCAACTGTGCGAGAACCACTGACGGCGCTGCTGGGCGAGCATCCCCGTGTCTATCTGACAGAACCCCTAGACTATGCAGAACTGGTGGGGGCGATCCAGCGCTGCTATTTGCTGCTGACGGATTCCGGCGGTATTCAGGAGGAGGCCCCCAGTTTGGGCAAGCCGGTGCTGGTGCTGCGGGAAACCACCGAGCGCCCCGAAGCCGTGACTGCCGGAACAGCGCGGCTAATTGGCACGCGGCCGGATGATATCCTGGCGGCGGCCGCCAGCCTGCTAGGCAGTGCCGATGCCTACAGTGCCATGGCCAATGCGGTCAATCCTTTTGGGGACGGGCGGGCCGCTGAGCGGATCGAAGCCATCGTGCAGGACTACTTTCGTAGAACGACTGTCGCGTAG
- a CDS encoding metallophosphoesterase family protein: MASRFRFAVISDPHIALPHTIWDNPHRFHLVEVSVPALEQVLAALATADLDFLLLPGDLTQHGEWENHQWLVQRLGQLPYPVYVVPGNHDIIARDAEKRAIGLSDFPQLYQPFGYTGDRPYYAREILPGVRLIGLNSIAFDENGVQLPTGWLDEAQLRWLAETLDTVGDDLVLVMVHHNVLEHLPGQARHGMGQRYMLQNAADLLGILEPAGVRLIFTGHLHVQDVAQHREFCEITTGSLVSYPHPYRVLVATQNDQGFWQIEVDTTRVEAVSGWDDLQTYSRNWMGDRSFSFMHRLLTLPPLALADAEARAIAPHLRHFWADIAQGDAWFDFHHLPPAVCQFLHRFSALDASGNYCPIDNQTLLRI, translated from the coding sequence ATGGCCTCTCGCTTTCGCTTTGCTGTCATCAGCGATCCCCATATCGCGCTGCCCCACACCATTTGGGACAATCCCCATCGGTTTCATCTGGTGGAAGTCAGCGTTCCGGCGCTGGAGCAAGTTTTGGCAGCGCTGGCAACAGCCGATCTGGATTTTTTGCTGCTGCCGGGTGATCTAACCCAGCATGGGGAATGGGAAAACCACCAGTGGCTTGTGCAGCGGCTGGGGCAATTGCCCTATCCGGTTTACGTCGTGCCGGGAAACCACGACATCATTGCGCGGGATGCGGAGAAACGGGCGATTGGGCTGTCTGATTTTCCTCAGCTTTATCAGCCGTTTGGGTACACGGGCGATCGCCCCTATTACGCCCGCGAGATTTTGCCGGGAGTACGGCTGATTGGGCTGAACTCGATCGCCTTTGATGAAAACGGTGTACAGCTACCAACGGGCTGGCTGGATGAGGCACAGTTGCGCTGGCTGGCAGAAACGCTGGACACAGTGGGCGATGATCTGGTGCTGGTAATGGTGCATCACAACGTGCTGGAGCATTTGCCGGGCCAGGCTCGCCACGGGATGGGCCAGCGCTATATGCTGCAAAATGCGGCTGATTTGTTGGGGATCTTAGAGCCTGCGGGAGTGCGGCTGATTTTCACGGGGCATCTGCATGTGCAAGACGTGGCGCAGCACCGAGAGTTTTGCGAAATCACCACCGGTTCGCTGGTCAGCTATCCCCATCCCTATCGGGTGCTGGTGGCAACTCAGAACGACCAGGGATTTTGGCAAATTGAGGTAGACACGACTCGCGTCGAAGCTGTATCTGGCTGGGACGACTTGCAGACCTATTCGCGAAACTGGATGGGCGATCGCTCTTTTTCTTTTATGCATCGCCTGCTGACGCTGCCGCCCTTAGCGCTAGCCGATGCCGAAGCCAGGGCAATCGCCCCCCACCTGCGCCATTTCTGGGCAGACATTGCTCAAGGCGATGCCTGGTTCGACTTTCACCACCTGCCGCCTGCGGTTTGTCAGTTTCTCCACCGCTTTAGCGCATTGGATGCCAGCGGAAACTATTGCCCAATTGATAACCAAACCCTGCTGCGAATTTGA
- a CDS encoding ribonuclease catalytic domain-containing protein — protein sequence MDKGTLVEFRPSSEGGAGATRPRRLAVVDRPEGKKLWVVIDERGQAHTLHPRDITYTVANQTYKPSEISAFLKEVQPYLDPDSLEVAWELLIEDGETVDPAGMARLLFSDDSPPLQYAAHCLLSDDRLYFKQKGDRYEPRPAAQVKELKHQLSVTLQRQQEWEGFLARLRQVLAGESLEWAAGDRPWLEALERFATLGEEASHRTPALEVLSALGRPETPEEAFQLLVDLRLWHPHENLFLRRSQIPIQFPSRVLEVAQRCLIDPPADSSRDRLDLTHLKVYTIDDESTREIDDGLSVEFLPDGQHRIWVHIADPSRWLTPGDALDLEARRRCITLYLPTGMTPMFPPELATGPMSLVQGQLCHAFSFGVLVDADGAIQSYEMHPTLIKPTYRLTYDDVDEMLQLGIQAEPELEILFQTASQRQRWRMQQGAISIQMPESSIKVTEDDEIRIDVFEESASRILVSEMMILAGEVAGRYGEAHGLPLPFRGQEQPELPPEEELMLLPPGPVRGCAVRRCMKRSEMGVTPIRHAGLGLDVYVQVTSPIRRYADLLAHFQIKAHLQGDPLPFSPEEMTELLQGIGSTTYEMVQVERQTNRYWSLEYLRRNANEVWPALVLRWLREHENFGLVLLEDLGLEMAMRFSRTVEVGDRLDVKVSYVDPRRDLIQFVEIDQAVPQAAS from the coding sequence ATGGACAAGGGAACATTAGTTGAATTTCGGCCGAGCAGCGAGGGCGGAGCGGGGGCTACTCGTCCGCGTCGCTTGGCTGTGGTCGATCGCCCGGAGGGAAAAAAGCTGTGGGTGGTGATCGATGAACGAGGCCAGGCTCATACGCTGCATCCCCGCGACATCACTTACACCGTTGCGAATCAAACCTATAAGCCGTCTGAAATTAGCGCCTTTCTGAAAGAGGTGCAGCCCTACCTTGATCCCGACAGCCTGGAAGTGGCGTGGGAATTGCTGATAGAGGATGGGGAAACGGTTGACCCAGCGGGAATGGCGCGGCTGCTGTTTTCCGATGACAGCCCCCCCTTGCAGTATGCTGCCCACTGTCTGCTGTCGGACGATCGCCTCTATTTCAAGCAGAAGGGCGATCGCTACGAGCCGCGTCCCGCAGCGCAGGTAAAGGAACTCAAGCATCAGCTTTCGGTCACGCTCCAGCGGCAGCAGGAGTGGGAAGGTTTTTTGGCAAGATTGCGCCAGGTTTTGGCGGGCGAATCGCTGGAATGGGCAGCGGGCGATCGCCCCTGGCTAGAAGCCTTGGAGCGGTTTGCTACGCTAGGAGAAGAAGCCAGCCACCGTACCCCGGCGCTGGAGGTTTTATCGGCGCTGGGTCGTCCTGAAACACCGGAAGAAGCCTTTCAGCTTTTGGTGGATCTGCGGCTCTGGCATCCTCACGAGAATTTGTTTCTGCGGCGCAGCCAGATTCCGATCCAGTTCCCTAGCCGAGTCCTTGAAGTGGCCCAACGCTGTCTTATTGACCCGCCCGCCGACTCTAGCCGCGATCGCCTAGACCTGACTCACCTCAAGGTCTATACCATTGACGACGAAAGCACGCGGGAAATCGACGATGGTCTGAGCGTCGAGTTTTTGCCCGACGGGCAGCACCGCATCTGGGTTCACATTGCCGACCCTAGCCGCTGGCTCACACCTGGCGACGCGCTCGATTTGGAAGCGCGGCGGCGCTGCATTACGCTGTATTTGCCGACGGGTATGACCCCCATGTTTCCGCCAGAACTGGCCACCGGGCCGATGAGCTTGGTGCAGGGGCAGTTGTGTCATGCCTTTAGCTTTGGGGTGTTGGTGGATGCGGATGGCGCAATCCAGTCCTACGAGATGCACCCGACGCTCATCAAGCCCACCTATCGCCTGACCTACGACGACGTAGATGAGATGCTGCAACTGGGCATCCAGGCAGAGCCGGAGCTAGAAATTTTGTTTCAAACGGCAAGTCAGCGGCAGCGCTGGCGGATGCAGCAGGGCGCGATCAGCATTCAAATGCCAGAATCGTCCATCAAAGTGACTGAAGACGACGAAATTCGGATTGACGTGTTTGAAGAATCCGCTTCTCGAATTCTGGTGTCAGAAATGATGATCCTGGCGGGCGAGGTGGCTGGGCGCTATGGCGAGGCGCATGGCCTGCCGCTGCCGTTTCGGGGGCAGGAACAGCCCGAACTCCCGCCTGAAGAGGAATTAATGCTGTTGCCACCAGGGCCAGTGCGGGGCTGTGCGGTTCGTCGCTGCATGAAGCGCAGTGAAATGGGCGTGACTCCGATCCGCCACGCGGGTCTGGGGCTGGATGTCTATGTGCAGGTGACGTCGCCAATTCGCCGCTACGCCGACTTGCTGGCTCACTTTCAGATCAAGGCGCATTTGCAGGGCGATCCGCTGCCCTTTTCGCCAGAGGAAATGACGGAACTGCTGCAAGGCATCGGCTCCACGACTTACGAAATGGTGCAGGTCGAGCGCCAGACAAATCGTTACTGGAGCCTGGAATACCTGCGGCGCAATGCAAACGAAGTCTGGCCGGCGCTGGTGCTGCGCTGGCTGCGGGAGCATGAAAACTTTGGGCTGGTGCTGCTAGAAGATTTGGGACTGGAGATGGCGATGCGCTTTAGCCGAACCGTGGAAGTGGGCGATCGCCTCGATGTGAAAGTGTCCTATGTCGATCCGCGCCGCGACCTGATCCAGTTCGTGGAAATCGATCAGGCCGTTCCCCAGGCTGCCTCTTGA
- the rpsR gene encoding 30S ribosomal protein S18, with the protein MTYYRRRVSPIKPGDPIDYKDVELLRKFITERGKILPRRITGLTAKQQRDLTQSIKRARLLALLPFVNQEG; encoded by the coding sequence ATGACCTACTACCGCCGTCGCGTGTCTCCCATCAAGCCCGGAGATCCCATCGACTATAAAGATGTAGAACTGCTGCGTAAGTTCATCACCGAGCGCGGCAAGATTTTGCCCCGTCGCATCACCGGGCTAACGGCAAAGCAACAGCGCGACCTCACTCAGTCCATCAAGCGGGCCCGGCTGCTGGCGCTGCTGCCGTTTGTGAACCAGGAAGGCTAG
- the rpmG gene encoding 50S ribosomal protein L33 yields the protein MAKGVRVIITLECTECRTNPDKRSPGVSRYTTTKNRRNTTNRIELNKFCPHCNKHTVHKEIK from the coding sequence ATGGCTAAGGGCGTTCGTGTCATTATTACGCTGGAGTGTACTGAGTGCCGCACCAATCCGGACAAGCGATCGCCCGGAGTGTCACGCTACACCACCACTAAGAACCGTCGGAACACCACCAATCGGATCGAGCTGAATAAGTTTTGTCCGCATTGCAACAAGCACACGGTTCACAAAGAGATTAAGTAG